A single window of Tumebacillus amylolyticus DNA harbors:
- the cysE gene encoding serine O-acetyltransferase, with protein MFARIREDIQTVLKHDPAARSTFEVFMTYSGLHAIWFHILSHKLWSWGWRTPARMVSQIGRWFTGIEIHPGAQIGRRLFIDHGMGVVIGETAIVGDDCTLYQGVTLGGTGKEKGKRHPTLGNNVMVASGAKVLGSFTIGDNSKIGAGSVVLREVPPNSTVVGIPGKVIMQDGRRVDQFDQCNMPDPVMEIVKQMQQQIDDLKAEVEKLQQHQVRGEQTDVHSSL; from the coding sequence ATGTTTGCAAGGATTCGAGAGGATATACAGACCGTTTTGAAGCACGACCCGGCCGCGCGGAGTACCTTTGAAGTGTTTATGACCTATTCGGGGCTCCATGCAATCTGGTTCCACATCTTGTCACACAAGCTGTGGAGCTGGGGCTGGCGGACACCGGCACGCATGGTGTCGCAAATCGGACGTTGGTTCACCGGCATCGAGATTCATCCCGGTGCCCAGATCGGCCGCCGTCTGTTTATCGACCACGGCATGGGCGTCGTCATCGGCGAGACGGCAATCGTCGGCGATGATTGCACGCTCTACCAAGGCGTCACGCTCGGAGGAACAGGCAAGGAAAAAGGCAAGCGTCACCCGACGCTTGGCAACAACGTCATGGTGGCATCCGGCGCCAAAGTGCTCGGTTCCTTCACCATCGGCGACAACTCGAAGATCGGAGCCGGCTCCGTCGTTCTGCGTGAAGTGCCGCCCAACTCCACCGTCGTGGGGATTCCCGGCAAAGTCATCATGCAAGACGGACGCCGCGTCGACCAATTCGACCAATGCAACATGCCCGACCCCGTCATGGAGATCGTCAAACAGATGCAACAACAGATTGATGATTTGAAGGCGGAAGTGGAAAAACTACAACAGCACCAAGTAAGGGGAGAACAGACCGATGTCCATTCAAGTCTATAA
- the gltX gene encoding glutamate--tRNA ligase, with amino-acid sequence MTVRLRYAPSPTGHLHIGGARTALFNYLYAKKHGGTYILRIEDTDQNRNKENAEVGFMNGFEWLGLLWDEGPRVGGEYGPYSCMERLDIYREYTDKLLAEGKAYPCYCSEEELEAEREELSAKGELPRYLGKCRHLTTEQKAAHEAAGHKFTIRFRVPDDHVLKFHDMIRGEIEFESNGIGDFVIVKSDGIPTYNFAVTIDDALMKISHVVRGEEHLSNTPRQLLIYEAFGWTLPEFAHLPLILNETGKKLSKRDESIVQFIEQYEEMGYLPEAINNFLALLGWSPGGEQEMFTMDELIEQFSFERVQKSGATFDSGKLAWMNGQYIKSADLDRIVDLAIPFLQKAGFLADDFDRAWVTQLVALFKDGLTSVSEMAEHAALFFETEVAYDEEAKAVLSEESVPTVLAAFRDKAQNVETFNAESIQAALKEVQKETGFKGKQLFMPVRVAATGHVHGRDLNMTLALLGREKVVNRLTQLVQ; translated from the coding sequence GTGACAGTTCGCTTGAGATACGCACCGAGCCCGACCGGGCACTTACATATCGGCGGAGCGCGTACCGCACTTTTTAACTACTTGTACGCGAAAAAGCACGGCGGGACGTACATCCTGCGCATCGAAGACACCGACCAAAACCGCAACAAGGAAAACGCCGAAGTCGGCTTCATGAACGGTTTCGAATGGCTCGGTCTGCTCTGGGACGAAGGCCCGCGCGTCGGCGGCGAATACGGTCCGTACTCCTGCATGGAGCGCCTCGACATCTACCGCGAATACACCGACAAACTCCTCGCAGAAGGCAAAGCGTACCCCTGCTACTGCTCCGAAGAAGAACTGGAAGCGGAACGCGAAGAACTGAGCGCCAAAGGCGAACTGCCGCGCTACCTCGGCAAGTGCCGCCACCTCACGACCGAGCAAAAAGCGGCGCACGAAGCGGCCGGTCACAAATTCACCATCCGATTCCGCGTGCCGGACGACCATGTCCTGAAATTCCACGACATGATCCGCGGCGAGATTGAATTCGAATCGAACGGCATCGGCGATTTCGTCATCGTCAAGTCGGACGGCATCCCGACCTACAACTTCGCCGTCACCATCGACGACGCGCTGATGAAGATCTCGCACGTCGTGCGCGGCGAAGAGCATCTCTCCAACACCCCGCGCCAATTGCTGATCTACGAAGCGTTCGGCTGGACCCTCCCGGAATTCGCCCACTTGCCGCTGATCTTGAACGAAACCGGCAAAAAGCTCTCCAAGCGCGACGAGTCGATCGTCCAGTTCATCGAGCAATACGAGGAAATGGGCTACCTGCCGGAAGCGATCAACAACTTCCTCGCCCTGCTCGGTTGGTCGCCGGGCGGCGAACAGGAGATGTTCACGATGGACGAGCTGATCGAGCAATTCTCGTTCGAGCGCGTGCAGAAGTCCGGGGCGACGTTCGACTCCGGCAAACTTGCGTGGATGAACGGCCAATACATCAAATCGGCAGACCTCGACCGCATCGTCGACCTCGCGATCCCGTTCTTGCAAAAAGCGGGCTTCCTCGCAGACGACTTTGACCGCGCTTGGGTCACGCAACTTGTCGCCCTCTTCAAAGACGGGTTGACGTCCGTTTCGGAAATGGCCGAGCACGCCGCCCTGTTCTTCGAGACGGAAGTTGCATACGATGAAGAAGCAAAGGCCGTGCTCAGCGAAGAGTCCGTACCGACCGTCCTCGCCGCCTTCCGCGACAAAGCGCAAAACGTGGAGACGTTCAACGCCGAATCGATCCAAGCGGCGCTCAAAGAAGTGCAGAAGGAAACGGGCTTCAAAGGCAAGCAACTGTTCATGCCGGTGCGCGTCGCTGCGACGGGTCATGTTCACGGCCGCGACCTCAACATGACGCTCGCGCTTTTGGGCCGTGAAAAAGTTGTCAACCGTCTGACCCAACTGGTACAATAA
- the ispF gene encoding 2-C-methyl-D-erythritol 2,4-cyclodiphosphate synthase: protein MMRIGMGYDVHELVENRPLILGGITIPHEKGLLGHSDADVLLHAVKDAILGALALGDIGLHFPDTDERFKGADSVKLLTHVWSLATERGYVLGNLDCVIMAQRPKLRPYIDEMRGVLARELGADLDQVNVKATTTEKLGFVGREEGIAAQAVVLLFKK, encoded by the coding sequence ATGATGCGAATCGGTATGGGCTACGACGTCCATGAACTTGTAGAAAACCGCCCGCTGATCCTCGGCGGCATCACCATCCCGCACGAAAAAGGTCTGCTCGGACATTCCGACGCAGACGTGCTCCTCCATGCGGTCAAAGACGCGATCCTCGGCGCCCTCGCGCTCGGCGACATCGGCTTGCATTTTCCCGACACCGACGAGCGTTTCAAAGGCGCCGATTCGGTCAAACTGCTCACCCACGTTTGGAGCCTTGCCACCGAACGCGGATACGTTCTGGGCAACCTCGACTGCGTGATCATGGCCCAACGCCCGAAATTGCGTCCGTACATCGACGAGATGCGCGGCGTTTTGGCGCGTGAGTTGGGAGCCGACCTCGACCAAGTCAACGTAAAAGCGACGACCACCGAGAAACTCGGCTTCGTCGGTCGCGAGGAAGGCATCGCGGCACAGGCGGTCGTTCTGCTTTTCAAAAAGTGA
- the ispD gene encoding 2-C-methyl-D-erythritol 4-phosphate cytidylyltransferase produces the protein MQTEVIVVAAGSGTRMGSAMKKQYLPLDGAPILVRTLQTLAACPTVHRIVLVVAAEDVPYISELIEAYHLSKIGDVVAGGRERQDSVRNGIGALLHNTEIAAVHDAARPLVTPEEVEAVLTAAKMFGAATLGVPVKDTIKRVDQGQVRETLQRSDLWAVHTPQAFRCEWLAEAHMRAWEQDYTGTDDASLVEWAGYPVSMVEGLYSNLKVTTPEDLVIAEALWRARKGTDNQ, from the coding sequence ATGCAAACGGAAGTGATCGTCGTCGCAGCCGGAAGCGGAACGCGGATGGGCAGTGCGATGAAAAAACAATACCTGCCCCTCGACGGTGCGCCGATTCTCGTGCGTACCTTGCAGACGTTGGCAGCCTGCCCGACGGTCCACCGGATCGTGCTGGTCGTGGCGGCAGAAGATGTCCCGTATATCTCGGAATTGATCGAAGCCTACCACCTCTCCAAAATCGGCGACGTCGTGGCCGGCGGCCGTGAGCGCCAAGATTCTGTGCGCAACGGCATCGGAGCTCTCCTCCACAACACGGAGATCGCCGCCGTCCACGACGCCGCTCGACCCCTCGTCACCCCTGAGGAAGTCGAAGCGGTCCTCACCGCCGCCAAAATGTTTGGCGCGGCCACGCTCGGCGTCCCTGTCAAAGATACGATCAAACGCGTCGACCAAGGACAAGTCCGCGAAACGCTCCAACGCTCCGACCTCTGGGCCGTCCACACGCCCCAAGCCTTCCGCTGCGAATGGCTTGCCGAAGCGCACATGCGCGCGTGGGAGCAGGACTACACGGGCACAGACGACGCTTCGCTCGTCGAATGGGCCGGCTACCCGGTCTCCATGGTCGAAGGCCTCTACTCCAACCTCAAAGTCACCACGCCGGAAGACCTCGTGATCGCCGAAGCGTTGTGGCGAGCTCGAAAGGGGACTGACAATCAATGA
- a CDS encoding SseB family protein: MTDLLQQAKKDPALRPEFYKTLWEAELFFIGQIDKTDDTYHLSFYEAGGKTLLPCYSSEELLRSVVPEHEPKLLLPVREVFPNIGSEITVVLNPFTEPSKEFDSLERRALADGVLFDPPEP; the protein is encoded by the coding sequence GTGACCGACCTGTTACAACAAGCCAAAAAAGACCCCGCCCTTCGACCGGAGTTCTACAAAACGCTGTGGGAAGCAGAGTTGTTTTTCATAGGCCAGATCGACAAGACGGACGACACCTACCACTTGTCTTTTTACGAGGCAGGAGGAAAAACACTGCTGCCCTGCTACTCTTCGGAAGAGTTGCTCCGCTCCGTTGTTCCTGAACACGAGCCGAAACTGCTCCTCCCCGTCCGCGAAGTCTTTCCCAACATCGGGTCGGAGATCACCGTCGTACTCAACCCGTTCACCGAACCCTCCAAGGAATTCGACTCCCTCGAACGCCGTGCCTTGGCAGACGGGGTTCTCTTCGACCCACCGGAGCCCTAG
- a CDS encoding WXG100 family type VII secretion target has translation MIHVNTGNLRYGASRFSGGAVDLRMRAGRLKNAATQLGGRWSGEASRAFFQAVEIVLRDLDKAAGFLEQANTAMNQLAWTMEQVERIRQQIQNLEWELSSLSGEEHQHERSQVRSHIRQLQLQADTESNQADYTAAQAFHRILGDLHSLHFYDPDKSWWQEALDGLKTGWKAVKGFGDGVEEAIVDTVVGITDAIVHLDKTMEGIGNLVLHPIDSGSAIWQQVTDSWERDVTNGDAYSGGKWWGNAVGQIVLSLAGTKGADKVAKGLKAAQAGEVVEEAAVAAKATEAVEETSNVIRMVGDEEFYSSSNLAKLVGESAHSDLAAVLKQHNIHMTPEEFKVLRNKQLEHPGELTEAEWATLKKVRESFPIDQETVMQKVITQGDVLNYVVTKKYKGVQGFVARYQDVKDIPNASAYKQELRLDYNNPNNPFGEKYYNKDWQNPYLNADGTFKEGPIYAIRFKASSPDRYHIPYIEDVTRLKESWPCTGDGFLGGDMTIPELKIDTSQMRPLEGGDSIYIIGEDGTEELVAFVNEFDEWEISKGVPKIGD, from the coding sequence GTGATACACGTAAACACCGGGAATTTGCGGTATGGAGCCAGTCGTTTTTCCGGCGGTGCGGTCGATCTGAGGATGAGGGCCGGTCGGTTGAAGAACGCGGCGACACAACTTGGCGGACGCTGGTCGGGTGAGGCGAGCCGGGCGTTTTTTCAAGCGGTGGAAATTGTCCTGCGCGACTTGGACAAAGCGGCGGGGTTTTTGGAGCAAGCGAACACGGCGATGAACCAGTTGGCGTGGACGATGGAGCAGGTAGAGCGGATCCGCCAGCAGATTCAGAACTTGGAATGGGAGTTGAGTTCGCTCAGCGGGGAGGAGCACCAGCACGAGAGGTCGCAAGTGCGGTCACACATCCGCCAGTTGCAACTCCAAGCGGATACCGAATCCAACCAAGCCGACTACACGGCGGCACAGGCGTTTCACCGCATCCTCGGGGATTTGCATTCGTTGCATTTCTACGACCCGGACAAAAGTTGGTGGCAAGAGGCGCTCGACGGGTTGAAGACGGGCTGGAAAGCGGTTAAAGGGTTTGGGGACGGGGTCGAGGAGGCGATTGTAGATACGGTGGTTGGGATTACGGACGCCATCGTGCACTTGGACAAGACAATGGAGGGCATCGGGAACCTTGTCTTGCATCCAATCGATTCCGGCTCAGCGATCTGGCAGCAGGTCACAGACTCGTGGGAACGCGACGTCACGAACGGGGATGCGTACTCCGGAGGCAAGTGGTGGGGCAATGCAGTAGGACAAATCGTACTCTCCCTCGCCGGAACCAAAGGCGCCGACAAAGTCGCCAAAGGCCTGAAAGCAGCTCAAGCCGGAGAAGTCGTGGAAGAGGCGGCTGTTGCTGCAAAAGCGACTGAGGCAGTTGAAGAAACTTCAAATGTCATTCGGATGGTGGGGGACGAGGAGTTCTATTCTTCATCCAACCTCGCAAAACTTGTCGGTGAATCTGCTCACTCTGATTTGGCGGCTGTCTTAAAGCAACACAACATCCACATGACCCCGGAGGAATTCAAAGTGCTTCGAAACAAACAACTCGAACATCCGGGCGAACTGACAGAAGCTGAATGGGCGACGTTAAAAAAGGTGCGGGAGTCCTTTCCGATCGACCAAGAAACGGTCATGCAAAAGGTCATCACACAAGGCGACGTTTTGAACTACGTTGTAACAAAAAAATATAAAGGTGTTCAAGGGTTTGTTGCACGCTATCAAGACGTCAAGGATATCCCCAATGCATCTGCGTATAAGCAGGAACTTCGATTGGATTACAACAACCCCAATAATCCCTTTGGCGAAAAGTACTATAATAAAGATTGGCAAAACCCATACCTGAATGCAGATGGAACCTTCAAAGAAGGTCCTATTTATGCAATTCGATTCAAGGCATCCAGCCCTGACCGTTACCACATTCCATACATTGAAGATGTGACGAGACTGAAAGAAAGTTGGCCTTGCACGGGAGACGGTTTTTTAGGTGGGGATATGACGATCCCAGAACTAAAAATCGACACTTCTCAAATGAGACCTTTGGAAGGCGGAGACTCGATTTACATAATTGGCGAAGATGGCACAGAAGAGTTGGTTGCGTTCGTCAACGAGTTCGACGAGTGGGAAATTAGTAAAGGGGTACCCAAGATAGGAGATTGA
- a CDS encoding PIN domain-containing protein, which produces MLKRIVHLFFAVIGIVLGYQFAPELFSWIQLDSNPFSHPIFGAVLGGSLFILATSWVVEYVVSLIKWCEEKLLKTPFSDVLAGAFGMVAGLIIAYLMAPAIALIPVVGSVVQFFASVLLAYMGYRFFFSKREDFMNFFAGRFGRDKEKDKDKDKKGEEKLRPGDAKLLDTSVIIDGRIADIVKTGFLDGVLIIPSFVLEELQHIADSSDVLKRNRGRRGLDILNKIQKELKIKVQVLEIDFDDISEVDSKLVRLAKNMSGKVVTNDFNLNKVCELQGVGVLNINDLANAVKPVVLPGEEIHVQVIKDGKEYNQGVGYLDDGTMIVVEGGREFIGTRLEVLVTSVLQTSAGRMIFAKPKALERAL; this is translated from the coding sequence GTGCTGAAGAGAATCGTGCATCTGTTTTTCGCAGTAATCGGGATCGTGCTCGGGTACCAATTTGCGCCCGAGTTGTTTAGTTGGATTCAGCTTGATTCGAACCCGTTCTCGCATCCGATTTTCGGAGCGGTGTTGGGTGGCTCGTTGTTTATCTTGGCGACGAGTTGGGTTGTCGAGTATGTGGTCAGTTTGATCAAGTGGTGCGAAGAGAAGTTGCTGAAAACCCCGTTTTCCGACGTGTTGGCCGGAGCATTTGGTATGGTGGCCGGTCTTATTATCGCCTATCTGATGGCGCCTGCAATAGCACTCATACCCGTCGTCGGCAGCGTGGTCCAGTTCTTCGCAAGCGTGCTCTTGGCGTACATGGGGTATCGCTTCTTCTTCTCGAAGCGCGAGGACTTCATGAACTTTTTTGCCGGACGTTTCGGTCGGGACAAGGAGAAAGACAAAGACAAGGACAAAAAAGGCGAAGAGAAGCTCCGTCCCGGCGACGCGAAACTTCTCGACACCTCGGTGATCATCGACGGTCGAATTGCCGACATCGTCAAAACCGGCTTCCTCGACGGCGTGCTGATTATCCCGTCGTTCGTCCTTGAAGAGTTGCAACACATCGCCGACTCCTCCGACGTGCTCAAGCGCAACCGTGGACGTCGCGGATTGGACATCTTGAACAAGATTCAAAAGGAACTCAAGATCAAAGTCCAAGTCTTGGAGATCGACTTCGACGACATCTCGGAGGTTGACTCGAAGCTGGTTCGTCTGGCGAAGAACATGTCGGGCAAAGTCGTGACCAACGACTTCAACTTGAACAAAGTCTGCGAGTTGCAAGGCGTCGGGGTGTTGAACATCAACGACCTCGCCAACGCCGTCAAGCCGGTGGTTCTGCCGGGCGAAGAGATCCACGTCCAAGTGATCAAGGACGGCAAGGAATACAACCAAGGCGTCGGCTACCTCGACGACGGCACGATGATCGTCGTCGAAGGCGGCCGCGAATTCATCGGCACGAGATTGGAAGTGCTGGTGACCTCGGTCCTGCAAACCAGCGCGGGCCGGATGATTTTTGCCAAACCGAAAGCGCTGGAGAGAGCGCTGTAA
- a CDS encoding CarD family transcriptional regulator: protein MFNIGDRVVYPMHGAGIIEAIEEKEFLGQTERYYILRMPYGEMKVMIPVSKIDNLNIRGTIEESSVDRVLDILREEKERMNDSWNKRYRENLDKLKGGDIYQVADVLGELLYFEREKGLSTGERKMYDTAKHILVSELLLVGPAGEEELEHLLTTLSKKASS from the coding sequence ATGTTCAATATCGGAGACCGTGTTGTGTATCCTATGCATGGCGCCGGCATCATCGAAGCGATCGAAGAGAAGGAATTTCTCGGCCAGACCGAGCGGTATTACATTCTCCGCATGCCGTATGGAGAAATGAAAGTGATGATTCCGGTTTCGAAGATCGACAACTTGAACATTCGAGGGACGATTGAGGAGTCCTCGGTGGATCGGGTGCTGGACATCTTGCGCGAGGAGAAGGAGCGGATGAACGACTCCTGGAACAAGCGCTACCGTGAGAATCTCGACAAACTCAAGGGCGGCGACATCTACCAAGTGGCAGATGTGCTCGGCGAGTTGTTGTACTTCGAACGGGAGAAGGGACTGTCCACCGGCGAGCGCAAAATGTACGACACTGCAAAGCACATCTTGGTCAGCGAGTTGTTGTTGGTCGGCCCGGCCGGCGAAGAAGAACTGGAGCATTTGTTGACTACGCTCTCCAAGAAGGCGTCTTCGTGA